The sequence GTCCCGCCGACACTGCCGAGGGCGGACGAGCCCATCGGACCCGGCCATCGGTGGGTTCCGCCGCGGATGCGGTAGTGCACGATCGCGTGTCCCGTCGGCGCGCAGTACGGCCAGGAAACGCGGTCGACCACGGAATTCATCGGGATCGTCAGCGCGGTGTCGAGGCAGCGGGCGCGCGCGGTCCACGTTCGCAACCAGGCGGGAGTGGAGAGATAGTGCGCGCGAAATCTGACGCCGCCGCCGTAGTGGATCACGCCGTCGGCGGTGCCGTGGAAGTCGACCAGTGAGACCGGCGGGGCATGGCCACATCCCTGGACGGTGCGCGAGTAGATCGCCGCACTGATCGTCGCGAATGCGGTGAACTCCCGAGGCATCTGGCAGGCCAGCATGGCCACCAGTCCACCGCCGTTGGATCGTCCGACCGCATAGCTGCGACTCCGGTCGATGCAGGTGCCGGTCCGTAACGTGCGAAGGATGGCGCGGGTGAACGCGATGTCGTCGGCCCGCGGGGACGCGTACGGCGCACCTTCCCACGCGGTGCGGTTGTCGGTACCGGGCAGGCCTTCGGGGTACACGAGCAGCGCGGGCAGTGTGGACAGACCGGTATAGCGCTCGAATGTCGCGGCACGCTCGGCACGGCCGTGGAAGGCGATGACCAACGGCATCGGTTGCCGGCCGGTGTAGGTCGTCGGTACGTGAATTCGATACGTACGTCGCACGCCGCCGACGGCGACCGATCGGGTGAGGGTGTCGCCCGCTCTGAGGGAAGCGCACCCGGCCGCGGGACGCGGATCGGCCGGTGCCGCCGAGACCTCGCCCGCCGCCCCGGGAGCCACACCGCGCCCGTCGCGACGATCGACACGACGACGGCGAGGGCACTCCATCCGAGCGCACCACGCCGTCGACGGGCGTGGGGGTTGTGTTGCACCGCATCACTGTAGATGCCGGACCGCTGCCGGGTGGGCCGAGTGCGCACGACGGGCGAAATCCGAGTCGCGGTGCGCACGATCTGACATCCTGAGCGCGTGCCCATCGCCGACAGCCCACCGGCTCGCCGTCCCCGTCTGGCCATGGTGATGACGATGGTGGCCGCCACCGTCGTCGCGGTCGCCTGCCCCGCGGTCCCCGCCGTCGGCGCGCCCGCGACCGGGGCACCGGCCCTCGCGCCGTTGCCCCGTGACTTCGCCTGGGGTGTCGCGTCATCCGGATTCCAGAGCGAGGGGTCCTCACCGGACAGCAATTGGCGTCGCTACGTCGCGTCGGGTGCGACCCACGATCGGGTCGGTACCTCGGTGGACTTCCGGCACCGGTTTCGGGACGACATCCGGCTCGCGAAGGCGCTCGGGGTGAAGGTGTACCGGGTCGGCGTGGAATGGGCGCGGGTCGAGCCCCGCCCCGGGGTGGTCGACCGTCACGAACTCGCCTACTACGACTCGATGATCGCCGCCATCGTCGCCGCGGGGATGCGGCCGATGATCACGCTCGACCACTGGGTGTATCCGGGGTGGGTGGCCGACCGCGGTGGTTGGGCAGATCCCCGGACCCCGACGCTCTGGCTGCGTAACGCGCGCCGAGTGGTCGACCGGTACAGCCGCTATCGCCCGATCTGGATCACCGTCAACGAACCCGCCACGTACGTGATGAACGAACTCAAGACGGGTTCGATCTCGGCGCCCGAGGTCCCGGCGATGGTCGATCGTCTCGTCCGCGTGCACCGTGCGATCTACCGCTACATCCACCGGCGGGATGACGCCGCGATGGTGTCGTCGAACGTGGCCTACATCCCGACGGTCGAACCCGTCCTCGACACCCAGTTCGTCGATCGTGTCGCCGACGCACTCGACTTCATCGGCATCGACTATTACTACTCGATCTCACCCGCGAACACCGGTGCCTGGCACGCCATCACCGATGAGAGCTGGCTGGCGCCCGTGTCGGCCGACGGCCTGTACTACGCCCTGCGGCACTACAGCCGTCGATATCCCACCAAGCCGCTCTACGTGGTCGAATCCGGCATGCCCACCCGCGACGGCACGGCACGCGCGGACGGCTATCGCCGTGGCGATCATCTTCGCGACCTCGTGTACTGGCTCCAGCGGGCCCGAGGAGACGGCATGAACGTTGTCGGGTACAACTATTGGAGTCTGACCGACAACTATGAATGGGGAAGCTACACACCGAGATTCGGACTGTACACGGTGGACGTGATGTCGGACCCGACATTGACCCGGCGACCGACCGATGCGGTGGCCGCCTACCGTCGGATCACCGCCGGCAACGGCGTGCCCAGGAGTTATCGGCCCACCCGGCCGGCCGAGTACTGTTCGCTCGTCGCGGCACCGTCGAGCTGCGTCGAACCTGTTCGCTGATCCACGGACGACGTCAGCCCACATGTCGTCCGATCGACCGAGACCACGAGGAGGCGGCCATGGCTGCCAAGACATCACTGCCCATGACACCCGTTGTCGCCGCGTTGACCGCCGAATGGGCGACGCTCGATGCGTTGGCGACCGGGCTCTCCGACGATCAGTGGGCGGCACCCTCGGTGCTGCCGGGCTGGTCGGTCGCCGACGTCGTCGCACACGTCATCGGCACCGAGAGCATGCTCGCCGGACGTGAGGTCGACGCGCGCCGTGACGTCGCCGCGCTCGAGCACGTCCGTAACCCGATCGGCGAACTCAACGAGCGGTGGCTCGACCATTTCCGCGGTTCGCCGCGAGGTGAGGTGATGGCCGCCTACCGCGACATCATCGCGGTTCGGACGGACATGCTGAGCCGGATGACGCAGGCGGAGTTCGATGACGACTCGTTCACTCCGGCCGGGCCGGACAGCTACGGCAGATTCATGCGAATCCGGGTGTTCGACTGCTGGATGCACGAGATCGACATCCGCGACAGCACCGACGGTTCGGCCCCGGTCGATCCCGTGCCTGCGGAGCTCGCACTGGACGAGATCGCCGCATCGATGCCGTTCGTGGTGGGCAAGCGGGCCGCCACCCCGAAAGGAACGTCGGTGCTGATGCGGATCGGCGGGGTGGTATCGCGATCGATACGCATCGAGGTGGGTGATCGCGCGGCGGCAGTCGACGAGTTCGACGGTGGCGACGGGTCCGCGGACGTGGTGCTCTCCCTCGACGCGCGCGACCTCGCGCGACTGGCGGGCGGACGTCGCACCGCCGACCACGGCCGAGTGGTGATCGACGGTGACCGGGCGCTCGGCACCGCGATCCTGGACAACCTCGACTACGTCATCTGAAACCGGTCGGAGTCGGCAC is a genomic window of Gordonia sp. SID5947 containing:
- a CDS encoding PHB depolymerase family esterase, which encodes MECPRRRRVDRRDGRGVAPGAAGEVSAAPADPRPAAGCASLRAGDTLTRSVAVGGVRRTYRIHVPTTYTGRQPMPLVIAFHGRAERAATFERYTGLSTLPALLVYPEGLPGTDNRTAWEGAPYASPRADDIAFTRAILRTLRTGTCIDRSRSYAVGRSNGGGLVAMLACQMPREFTAFATISAAIYSRTVQGCGHAPPVSLVDFHGTADGVIHYGGGVRFRAHYLSTPAWLRTWTARARCLDTALTIPMNSVVDRVSWPYCAPTGHAIVHYRIRGGTHRWPGPMGSSALGSVGGTVSATQLIWQFFVTHPLLGSS
- a CDS encoding family 1 glycosylhydrolase: MPIADSPPARRPRLAMVMTMVAATVVAVACPAVPAVGAPATGAPALAPLPRDFAWGVASSGFQSEGSSPDSNWRRYVASGATHDRVGTSVDFRHRFRDDIRLAKALGVKVYRVGVEWARVEPRPGVVDRHELAYYDSMIAAIVAAGMRPMITLDHWVYPGWVADRGGWADPRTPTLWLRNARRVVDRYSRYRPIWITVNEPATYVMNELKTGSISAPEVPAMVDRLVRVHRAIYRYIHRRDDAAMVSSNVAYIPTVEPVLDTQFVDRVADALDFIGIDYYYSISPANTGAWHAITDESWLAPVSADGLYYALRHYSRRYPTKPLYVVESGMPTRDGTARADGYRRGDHLRDLVYWLQRARGDGMNVVGYNYWSLTDNYEWGSYTPRFGLYTVDVMSDPTLTRRPTDAVAAYRRITAGNGVPRSYRPTRPAEYCSLVAAPSSCVEPVR
- a CDS encoding maleylpyruvate isomerase family mycothiol-dependent enzyme, coding for MAAKTSLPMTPVVAALTAEWATLDALATGLSDDQWAAPSVLPGWSVADVVAHVIGTESMLAGREVDARRDVAALEHVRNPIGELNERWLDHFRGSPRGEVMAAYRDIIAVRTDMLSRMTQAEFDDDSFTPAGPDSYGRFMRIRVFDCWMHEIDIRDSTDGSAPVDPVPAELALDEIAASMPFVVGKRAATPKGTSVLMRIGGVVSRSIRIEVGDRAAAVDEFDGGDGSADVVLSLDARDLARLAGGRRTADHGRVVIDGDRALGTAILDNLDYVI